The following proteins come from a genomic window of Manduca sexta isolate Smith_Timp_Sample1 chromosome 6, JHU_Msex_v1.0, whole genome shotgun sequence:
- the LOC119193389 gene encoding CCR4-NOT transcription complex subunit 9-like yields MINMSAQQSPANTQTAVDRERIYSWILELCNPETRENALLELSKKREVVPDLAPMLWHSFGTIAALLQEITNIYVAMIPPTLTAHQSNRVCNALALMQCVASHPETRSAFLQAHVPLFLYPFLHTVSKTRPFEYLRLTSLGVIGALVKTDEQEVITFLLTTEIIPLCLRIMENGSELSKTVATFILQKILLDDSGLCYICQTYDRFSHVAMILGKMVLSLAKDPSARLLKHVVRCYLRLSDNPRAREALRQCLPDQLRDATFTSCLQEDNSTKHWLAQLIKNLEAQPPPASPAQNNMYNR; encoded by the exons ATGATTAACATGAGTGCACAGCAGAGTCCGGCGAACACGCAAACCGCCGTCGACAGAGAGAGGATCTACTCATGGATACTGGAACTGTGCAACCCGGAGACGCGGGAGAATGCTCTCTTGGAGCTGAGCAAGAAGAGGGAGGTGGTCCCGGACTTAGCGCCGATGCTGTGGCACAGTTTCGGAACAATTGCGGCTTTGTTGCAAGAGATTACTAATATATACGTAGCCATGATACCTCCCACTCTCACCGCGCACCAAAGCAACCGTGTATGCAATGCCCTAGCCCTAATGCAGTGTGTGGCCTCGCACCCGGAGACACGATCGGCTTTCCTACAAGCTCACGTTCCTCTGTTTCTGTATCCCTTCCTGCATACGGTTTCAAAAACCCGTCCTTTCGAGTATTTACGCCTCACAAGCCTTGGAGTCATTGGTGCACTGGTAAAAACAGATGAGCAAGAAGTCATAACATTTTTGTTGACAACTGAGATTATACCACTCTGTCTTCGTATAATGGAAAACGGATCTGAGCTCTCCAAAACTGTGGCTACATTCATCCTCCAAAAGATTTTGCTAGATGACAGTGGCTTGTGTTATATTTGCCAGACATATGACCGATTTTCCCATGTTGCCATGATTTTGGGTAAAATGGTGCTGTCCCTCGCAAAGGATCCATCTGCTCGGCTCTTGAAACATGTTGTCAGATGCTATTTGCGTTTGTCGGATAACCCCAGGGCCAGAGAAGCACTGCGGCAATGTCTCCCGGACCAGTTGCGTGATGCAACATTCACTTCCTGCCTGCAAGAGGACAATTCCACTAAGCACTGGTTGGCCCAACTCATCAAGAACTTGGAAGCCCAGCCCCCACCAGCTAGTCCAGCACAGAATAACAT gtacaaTCGCTGA
- the LOC115454693 gene encoding HEAT repeat-containing protein 5B yields the protein MEVTHTLMLNEAALQQLPDDKKPHFIFEWLRFLDKVLVAADKTDIKNCQQKLVAQLVNLLRESLGPPARRLLARCLATLFSVGDTFLLFDTVNKCNDIIKVKDDSPSYLPTRLAAICCLGSMYEKLGRMMGRSYEETVTTLIRSLKSAESQTRLEIMNTLEKICVGMGTAAPAAVREVSRAARAALLSDRAAPVRAASAHALRNILPLMKLTPADLDAIAAACLRAAHPSDYTLRCAIAELLGALIATTQAGEATNMNNKMKMGQSVQQNKKDSQKNVVSLDEALNLLMGAFLRGGTSFLKGEIIKTGSGVNREVRVCVTHAYVVFVQNMGGVWLERNMTTFLNHVLDLVANPKAASSHVDAVYSRKCINYILRNTLGKMLGEKAQASACREIIQIVIKQMNSIDFNPENAKDCNQETLFSQHLLVCALMEAGELALQLGTSVQNLVSDTSLNMVDAIFTVLEHPCVAARLAAAWCARALCVALPALLAPLLDRCLDALDHQRPTPHHISGYSAAIAAILGAVQLSPLGVPHGRGKIAFNAAEQLLRSAGQSSRLTAARTNAGWLIVGAICTLGVPVVRGLLPRMLLLWRNSFPRSAKELESEKSRGDAFTWQVTLEGRAGALSALHSLLIHCPSLVNSDDTAKRLTQPIDGAIAVLTKCSERAAVRSYGGSLKAPAALLRLRLYQACGAHPAPAPAPAPPLLRLLAAELAGAADPSGANTHTGLLRNAMHPRDTILLGEEGWIYDTDHADIEEQLTSPLSASGSSALEHDPCCLYRGSAGAPPLGVAVIDAAVMLFPQIFARAANKHRQQMLEHLRSASRCRRARGRRRSSTRGRGCMRGPPVPGCVSEAEAQALSERVLAVARAGARAPERGEPGRRRRRAPCREQEARTLVRPRCLCCGPMRRIMRPTCKQIDKSRKISLHLLKSIVIQRGCEKLLSTQIHQVFRLTNPIICHKLNSVQVWSLHALSVLADASGPMFRSHVESTLNLALKLLFNAPPFLDDLHRTIGRLLAALITVVGPELQVVAVGRFS from the exons ATGGAGGTGACACACACCTTGATGCTGAATGAGGCAGCACTCCAGCAGCTGCCTGATGACAAGAAGCCACATTTCATATTTGAGTGGCTTCGATTCCTTGATAAAGTATTGGTTGCAGCAGATAAg ACGGACATCAAGAACTGTCAACAGAAGCTGGTAGCGCAACTGGTGAATCTACTCCGAGAGTCTCTCGGGCCTCCAGCGCGTCGTCTGCTAGCTAGATGTCTGGCCACCCTGTTCTCCGTTGGGGACACATTCCTATTGTTTGATACAGTGAACAAGTGTAATGACATCATTAAGGTGAAGGATGACTCGCCATCATATTTGCCGACTAGGTT GGCTGCGATATGCTGTCTGGGCAGTATGTACGAGAAACTCGGCCGGATGATGGGAAGATCTTACGAGGAGACTGTGACAACCCTAATCAGATCGTTGAAGAGTGCCGAGTCGCAAACTAGACTAGAGATCATGAATACTCTTGAGAAG ATCTGTGTGGGCATGGGCACGGCAGCTCCGGCGGCGGTGCGCGAGGTGtctcgcgccgcacgcgccgcgtTGTTATCTGACCGCGCGGCGCCCGTGCGCGCCGCCTCTGCGCATGCGCTACGAAACATCCTACCGCTGATGAAGCTCACGCCCGCCGACCTTGACGCCATAGCTGCTGCGTGCTTGAGGGCCGCGCATCCCAGTGACTACACGTTGag GTGTGCTATTGCGGAACTTTTGGGCGCTCTTATAGCGACAACCCAAGCCGGAGAAGCAACTAACATGAATAATAAGATGAAAATGGGCCAATCAG tccaacaaaacaaaaaagattCACAGAAGAACGTAGTATCATTGGACGAGGCGCTGAACCTGCTGATGGGAGCTTTCCTTAGAGGTGGTACCTCGTTCCTCAAGGGGGAAATCATCAAAACAGGCTCAGGAGTTAACCGGGAAGTGAGAGTTTGTGTGACGCAT GCTTACGTAGTCTTCGTACAGAATATGGGCGGAGTGTGGTTGGAGCGGAATATGACCACGTTCCTGAACCACGTGTTGGACTTGGTCGCCAATCCCAAGGCAGCGAGCTCGCATGTCGATGCTGTGTATTCCAG AAAGTGCATTAACTACATACTGCGCAACACGCTCGGCAAAATGTTGGGCGAAAAAGCGCAAGCCTCGGCGTGCAGAGAGATCATACAGATCGTCATAAAGCAAATGAACAGCATCGACTTCAACCCGGAAAATGCTAAGGATTGTAACCAG GAGACATTGTTCAGCCAGCATTTGCTGGTGTGCGCGTTGATGGAGGCGGGCGAGCTCGCGCTGCAGCTCGGCACTTCAGTGCAGAACCTCGTCTCCGACACATCTCTGAACATGGTCGACGCTATCTTTACC GTGCTGGAGCACCCGTGCGTGGCGGCGCGGCTGGCGgcggcgtggtgcgcgcgcgcgctgTGCGTGGCGCTGCCCGCGCTGCTGGCGCCGCTGCTCGACCGCTGTCTCGACGCGCTCGACCACCAGCGCCCCACGCCACACCACATTTCCG GTTACTCAGCAGCCATAGCGGCTATTCTCGGCGCGGTCCAACTGTCGCCCCTCGGTGTACCACACGGGCGAGGCAAGATCGCATTCAACGCGGCCGAGCAACTACTACGATCGGCCGGACAAAGCAGCAGGCTCACCGCTGCCAGGACCAATGCTGGTTGGCTCATCGTCGGAGCTATTTGTACGCTAG GTGTGCCCGTTGTCCGGGGACTTCTGCCTCGAATGTTACTATTGTGGAGAAACAGCTTCCCAAGGTCGGCTAAGGAATTAGAATCGGAGAAATCCAGAGGAGACGCTTTCACTTGGCAG gtgACATTGGAGGGTCGGGCTGGAGCTCTTTCAGCATTGCATAGTTTGCTGATTCACTGTCCATCACTGGTGAACAGCGATGATACTGCTAAACGATTGACACAGCCCATCGATGGAGCCATTGCTGTTCTTACCAAGTG CAGTGAGCGTGCAGCGGTGCGCAGCTACGGCGGGTCGCTGAAGGCGCCGGCGGCGCTGCTGCGGCTGCGGCTGTACCAGGCGTGCGGCGCGcaccccgcgcccgcgcccgcgcccgcgccgccgctgcTGCGCCTGCTCGCCGCCGAGCTGGCCGGCGCCGCCGACCCCAGCGGCGCCAACACGCACACCG GATTACTAAGAAATGCAATGCATCCTCGTGACACCATATTATTAGGAGAAGAAGGCTGGATATACGATACGGATCATGCCGACATTGAGGAACAG TTGACGTCGCCGCTGAGCGCGAGCGGGTCGTCGGCGCTGGAGCACGACCCGTGCTGCCTGTACCGCGGCAGTGCGGGCGCGCCGCCGCTGGGCGTGGCCGTCATCGACGCCGCCGTCATGCTGTTCCCGCAGATATTCGCACGCGCCGCCAACAAGCACAG aCAGCAAATGCTGGAGCACTTGCGGAGTGCATCAAGATGTCGAAGGGCGCGCGGCAGGAGGCGATCCAG TACGCGCGGGCGCGGCTGCATGCGCGGGCCGCCTGTGCCTGGTTGTGTGTCGGAGGCGGAGGCGCAGGCGCTGTCGGAGCGCGTGCTGGCCGTGGCGCGGGCGGGGGCGCGGGCGCCGGAGCGCGGGGAGcccgggcggcggcggcggcgggcgccgTGCAGAGAGCAAGAGGCACGCACGCTGGTGCGGCCGCGCTGCCTGTGTTGCGGGCCAATGCGCAGGATCATGCGGCCGACTTGCAAGCAA ATCGACAAATCAAGAAAAATCTCACTTCATCTCTTAAAAAGTATCGTAATTCAGCGAGGATGTGAAAAGTTATTGTCGACACAAATCCATCAGGTATTTCGACTTACTAACCCAATAATTTGTCATAAACTCAACTCTGTCCAGGTGTGGTCCCTGCACGCACTGTCAGTGCTCGCGGACGCGTCAGGCCCGATGTTCCGAAGCCATGTAGAGTCTACACTCAACTTGGCGCTGAAACTCTTATTCAATGCACCGCCATTCTTAGACGATTTGCATCGCACCATCGGTCGACTGCTCGCCGCTTTGATTACTGTTGTCGGACCGGAGCTGCAAG TGGTGGCAGTGGGCCGATTC TCTTAA
- the LOC115454285 gene encoding putative glutathione-specific gamma-glutamylcyclotransferase 2, with protein MWVFGYGSLVWKADFKYELKLVGYIKGYLRRFYQHSIDHRGLPHKPGRVVTLIPSEDSSTVWGVAYKIRTEDIEQVTKHLDFREKNGYSKQTVTFYPKDTKHEPFDLTLYVATEENDSYAGPATIEDIAKQVISCTGPSGSNKEYVYKLAEAMRQLAPNIQDEHLFALESAVKVLDPDLKKS; from the exons ATGTGGGTTTTCGGCTACGGTTCTTTAGTGTGGAAAGCGgactttaaatatgaattaaagtTGGTGGGATACATAAAAGGTTATCTTCGGAGATTTTATCAACACAGCATTGACCATAGAGGATTGCCTCACAAG CCTGGACGAGTAGTGACATTAATACCGAGTGAAGATTCCAGCACAGTATGGGGTGTAGCTTATAAAATAAGGACTGAAGATATAGAACAAGTAACAAAACATCTAGACTTCCGAGAGAAGAATGGGTATTCAAAACAAACTGTAACATTCTATCCTAAAGATACAAAGCATGAGCCCTTTGACTTGACACTCTATGTGGCTACAGAGGAAAATGATTCTTATGCTG GTCCAGCCACAATAGAAGACATAGCAAAGCAAGTAATCAGCTGTACAGGCCCCAGCGGTTCTAACAAGGAGTATGTTTACAAACTAGCAGAGGCCATGCGGCAGTTAGCACCTAATATACAGGACGAACATCTGTTTGCACTGGAATCAGCTGTTAAAGTTCTGGATCCTGATTTAAAGAAGAGTTGA